DNA sequence from the Nodosilinea sp. FACHB-141 genome:
CCTGTGCTGTTCTGGGCGGGCAATTCCTTCTACATCAACGCCTGGAAAGCTCTCAAGCGCCACTCGGCTAGCATGGATACGCTGGTGGCCGTGGGCACCGGCACCGCGTTTCTCTATTCGCTGTTCCCTACCCTCTACCCCCAGTGGTTCATTGACCAAGGGCTCAACCCTGACGTGTACTTTGAAGCTGCTGCGGTGATTATCGCCCTGATTTTGCTGGGACGACTGTTGGAGAACCGGGCCAAGGGCCAAACCTCCGAAGCCATCCGCAAACTGATGGGCTTGCAGGCCAAAACCGCGCGGGTGATTCGCCGGGGTCAAGAAGTTGATATTCCCATCGCTGAGGTGGTGCCGGGCGACATCATTCTGGTGCGTCCTGGCGAGAAAATTCCGGTGGATGGCGAAATCGTCGAAGGCGCTTCTACCCTGGATGAGGCGATGGTGACGGGGGAAAGCGTGCCCGTGCAGAAGACGGTCGGTGACGAGGTGATTGGGGCAACGCTAAATAAAACCGGCAGCTTCAAGTTTCGCGCTACCCGCGTGGGCAAAGACACGTTTTTGGCGCAGATCGTCAAGCTGGTGCAGCAGGCCCAGGGGTCAAAGGCCCCGATTCAGAAGATGGCCGATCGCGTGACAGCCTGGTTTGTGCCGATGGTGATGGCGATCGCGATTCTTACCTTTATTGTTTGGTACAACGTCATGGGCAACGTCACCATGGCGCTGGTTACCACCGTGGGCGTGCTGATTATTGCCTGTCCCTGTGCTTTGGGCCTGGCGACGCCGACCTCGATTATGGTGGGCACGGGCAAAGGCGCTGAGAACGGCATCCTCATTAAAGGAGCTGACAGTCTGGAGCTAGCCCACAAAATTCAAACCATCGTGCTCGATAAGACGGGCACCATTACCCAAGGCAAGCCGACTGTCACGGATTACTTGACTATCAACGGCACAGCGACTGAACTGCACTTACTGAAGCTGGCGGGCTCTCTAGAACGCAACTCCGAGCATCCCTTAGCCGAAGCTGTGGTCAACTATGCCCAATCTCAAGGGGTGACCCTAGAGGAGGCTCAAAGCTTTGAGGCCGTTGCCGGAAGCGGTGTTCAGGGCACTGTGGCGGGTCAACGCGTCCAGATTGGCACCCACCGCTGGATGCAAGAACTTGGCATCGCCACCGATCGCCTACAGCAGCAGTGGGAGCGCACCGAATATTTGGGTCGTACCGTGGTGTGGCTGGCCGTTGATGGTCGGGTAGAAGCCATTCTGGGCATCGCCGATGCGGTTAAACCCTCCTCTGCTGCCGCTATTCGCACCCTGCAACGCATGGGGCTGGAGGTGGTGATGCTAACCGGCGACAACCGCCGCACCGCCGAGGTGATTGCCCGCGAAGTCGGTGTTACCCGCGTCTTTGCCGAGGTGCGCCCCGGCCAAAAAGCCGCCCAAGTCGAAAGTCTGCAATGGGAAGGCAAGATCGTGGCCATGGTGGGCGACGGCATCAACGACGCCCCTGCCCTCGCTCAAGCGGATGTCGGTATGGCGATCGGCACGGGCACAGATGTGGCGATCGCCGCCAGCGACATCACCCTGATCTCCGGCGACCTGCACGGCATCGTCACCGCCATTCAGCTCTCCCGCGCCACTATGGCCAATATTCGCCAAAACCTGTTCTTCGCCTTCATCTACAACGTCGCAGGCATCCCGATCGCGGCGGGCATCCTCTACCCCATCTTTGGCTGGCTGCTCAGCCCGATTATTGCCGGAGCCGCGATGGCCTTCAGCTCCGTGTCAGTGGTGACGAATGCGCTGCGGTTGCGGAACTTTCGGCCCAGGTTGCGAGGGTGATAGGGGTACGGGGTGATGGAGTGATTAGGTGATTTAAGTGTTGAACCCTCAATTACTCCCCAACTCCCCTACCCCATTACTCCCCCACTCCCTACTCCCTCACCCCCCATTCCCAGATTCTTTCCCATGAAACTCAAACACCTTACCCTCAGCGGTTTCGCCAGTTTGATCCTCACCACCACCCTTGCCAGCAGTACCCTAGCCCAAATGGATCATACGGGCATGGCTGAGTCCAC
Encoded proteins:
- a CDS encoding heavy metal translocating P-type ATPase, yielding MENQTFKLRGMSCAACASNVEAAIRSVPGVDVCNVNFGAEQAAVTYNPRQTNPAEIQAAVDEAGYKAQPLDDVMALEDDVERREREAENRKLTRKAVFSLAIAAILVLGSLPMMTGLPIPFIPMWLHNPWVQLVPTTPVLFWAGNSFYINAWKALKRHSASMDTLVAVGTGTAFLYSLFPTLYPQWFIDQGLNPDVYFEAAAVIIALILLGRLLENRAKGQTSEAIRKLMGLQAKTARVIRRGQEVDIPIAEVVPGDIILVRPGEKIPVDGEIVEGASTLDEAMVTGESVPVQKTVGDEVIGATLNKTGSFKFRATRVGKDTFLAQIVKLVQQAQGSKAPIQKMADRVTAWFVPMVMAIAILTFIVWYNVMGNVTMALVTTVGVLIIACPCALGLATPTSIMVGTGKGAENGILIKGADSLELAHKIQTIVLDKTGTITQGKPTVTDYLTINGTATELHLLKLAGSLERNSEHPLAEAVVNYAQSQGVTLEEAQSFEAVAGSGVQGTVAGQRVQIGTHRWMQELGIATDRLQQQWERTEYLGRTVVWLAVDGRVEAILGIADAVKPSSAAAIRTLQRMGLEVVMLTGDNRRTAEVIAREVGVTRVFAEVRPGQKAAQVESLQWEGKIVAMVGDGINDAPALAQADVGMAIGTGTDVAIAASDITLISGDLHGIVTAIQLSRATMANIRQNLFFAFIYNVAGIPIAAGILYPIFGWLLSPIIAGAAMAFSSVSVVTNALRLRNFRPRLRG